From Cotesia glomerata isolate CgM1 linkage group LG3, MPM_Cglom_v2.3, whole genome shotgun sequence:
CATGCTTGTAAAGGTGGACCCTAGGAAtaccaccgtccatcttacggcattaaataaatattattatttttaaagaaattaattttagctaacgtagtcacacatatttacttacacattcacacgtgcaagcgtcttcgttggaacgcacttgacttgacactagcgctctctctctaacgcataaaaggacgttattttaattaataattaattatctatgcgtctgattaaaaaatggctaaggactttttgtctcagaattattttgtttatcagatgctacaatggcgtccgttacttctgggacaccctgtatatatatatatatatatatatatatatatatacatacatatatatatatatatatatatatatatatatatatatatatatatatatatataaatacatacatgtataaacttttgaaccatatgcattttctgaatccgcttgacgagctgagtcgaattatagcaaaatttttcaaaagttctgtcatgaggaccaatgcaaaagttagatttctatgaaatctactagaaagttaaatttacacggaaaaaaaaatagaaaaattatattatataatgtaacgtGGTGCTCcatgatgaaaactggaaaaattacagtttcagattgtaattattatagattttataagaattacattagagaatgtaatatttacattgaaaactctgaaaattaacattcaaagtttgaatttagaaaaatgttatttcgaactgtaatttttttagttttgaatACGATGAGACActaattactatttataatgtaatttttcttttttccgtgtacacatatatttttaaattttagccgtaaaaattatttgacgtAAAACTTTTTGTTGATACATCAATGACGCGAATATCAGTCAAAAAACTAATTCACGAATTAAAGATTTTGCAAGAAGAATGATTTCTGACGTGGATATTCCTTCAATATTTCTCAGAACTCCAAGTTGCTTCTTTTCATAGAATATTAATACCGATAACTCTTTTGGTTACCACCCACCACCCACCACCCGCGAAACACTGAATACAGGAACAAGAAAAGCCAAGAGAAAATAACTACCCTTCTATATACTAAAGcaccaaatttattattaacaataagaCAATTTACTTTCTcggaaatgatttttattttggcAATACTGACATCGCTATCCgtctattaaaataatgacCGAGTAGATGTCGACAAATAAAATCACCAAGAGCTACGTGTCTTTTCttacatttaatatatttCTGGCTGCCAATCAGAAAAGCTTTTTCCCTTCTATCACCCGCAAAATGTCGGCTTTGTCTTTCAATTTCACTGTTCTGAAGTTTTGCGGACTCTGGAGACCCATAGACTCGCCAGTCTGCTGGAAAACTCGTATCTACACAGCTTACACTTCGCTGATAGTCCTCCTGATTTTCTCCATGACTATCATGGAGTTCATCGATCTTGTACAGCACTTTTCCGACGCGGAAGATTTCACCAGCAGCGCATTCATCATGCTGACGATGCTCTGCATTTGTGGAAAAGTTATCACCGTTTTGGGGTACCGTGATCGCATTATTCAGCTGCTTGATACTTTGAACAGTGATTATTTTGCGGTACACAGTGACCAGGATAAGGAAACTCGCGAGTACTTCGATCAGTTAATCAAGTAGTTGAAatataattagttaattttcattttcatttgtattttttaaagtcagtaaattttattcttcaatgaagaattttttctttctaacccgtaagaaaaaattttgagtcgtgaatttttaataaagtttttgaaacaaataaaacttcaaaattaaggcattaaatcatttttaattttcttttaaaaatttgttaatcaatattttaataaaatgctGATTTAAAgtcatttatttaactttacccaaaaattttattagatatttcacttcattaattttgtattaaaaaaaatttcatgaaatttgggtcacttttttttttttttaattaatgtttgtaagacaatttaaacaattttatgccgaaaaagttttttacaaaagcCCTgatttataagaaataaatattttttttgggcattatttattaataatgtctTTTCAGATTTCGAACAAAAATTTACGCAAGAATAACACAAGTTGGAATAGTTATGATTGTTGGAGGATCAATTGTGACTGAATTACCTCAGGGAATACTGCCCTACCATGCATGGTATCCGATATATTTGACAACACGCACAAAATTGACGATTGCTTTCGCGCAACAGCACTTTATCCACAGCATTGGAGCcatcataaatatttcttacgaCACATTGATTCCTGGAATAATGCTAGAGATTTGCGCGCAATTGGGACTGTTGAAGAACAGGTTCAAATTAGTCACCAAATTAGTTGAGGCAATGCGTTTTGATAAGGAACAATCTAATGAGAATGTTGTTTTTgtcgaaacaaaaaatattgcttATTGTATTCGCCACCACCTTTTGATTTATAAGTgagtttttggaaaattttgggggacgtattttttttttttaataaaaaaaactttattattttttttttcaggtttGTCGAAGAAGTAAACAAAGTTTTTGGGCCACTGATTTTGATGCAGTACATGGCAAGTTCGATTGTTCTATGCGCCTGTGTTTTTAGATTGGCCGGTATGAGCCTGAGTGACCCgttatttgtttctttttcaATGTACATTGCTGCTATGGGGTCccagatttttattttgtgcTACGCAGGGACGGATGTTACTGAAGAGGTTGTACAGTAATACAATTTTCCGTTGTTTTGACAAAAAATGTTAGtgttatagtatattacacatctagggcagtaaaataagaaatgtctcagatcacatgtaattgttgtccgaggcgaagccgaggtcaataaacatgtgatctgaggctttcttatttactgcccgtgctgtgtatactatttttctcctcgacggaggcggaaagcggcattttcatttagcacagcgggaggaaaattgacgctttccgcccggaggtgagaaaaatttttttctgccctccaggcggaaagtggcaactttcggcccgctgcgctaaacgaaattgccgctttccgcctctgtcggacagaaaaatagtatacaaacctatggcaggaaaataataaatatctcagatcacatatatgtcgacctcggcttcgcctcgggcaacatatatgtgttctgagacatttctcattttcttgccacaggtgtgtaatatactatttacacactgataaaaaaatgaacttgactcaagagccaaaatcttgaaccaagaataccattttgaagaaaatgattttcttgagtcaagaaaatcagatcttgaaacaagaaaattttcttagaccaataataatttcttaattcaagaatttattctcttgactcaagaaaatcattttctttataactcggtcgaaagtacgcatcTTTTGCACCTATTTCGATGCAGAAAGTTAAAGATTCGTGCATTGGTAAAGCTACACATTCGCTCTCTATAACAGCGGGAGCATAAAATGCTTTCGTTACCGCGACTGACATTATTCATTTGTTACTAACTATGTTTTGTTTACGCTGATCATTTACGATTGATGGTACAATACAACTTGGTtatatttctttctttcttttacTTACATGGAATATTTCATATTTCGATAGAGGTATAGATAAAGATATAACTGCCGTAAGAGTGACTAGATCATCCGATGTAACTTATAACCAGGTTGTACTGTACTAAGATTCAGTTTGACAGTGACGTGTGTAAAATGgatcaactttatttaattaatgaattatttagaaaaatgtatgCAGTAACaactatttaatttcatttttattaattattgttaattttcagataatatgctcgtttttgttttttttttatttttaaccaagaataatctttattatgtttgttgaattcaagaaatttcagttttatttaatttaaaaattaaaaaaaaaaaattgttgttaattattttttatttgattttacattaatttttttttatttgatgcctacccccgaccagcagcactcgcttcgctcgtgccgcaaatgtcgggggcaggcatcaattttttttcgatgcagtacattaaatattttacgtactttcgaccggctataaagaaaaatagtataactACACGGGCAGAAGTTTGAGAGCTCTGAACTGCGCGCCGTGAGGCCCTCGGCTACGCCTTgggcatcatggcgcgcagtgcagaaatctcaaactttctgccctaatagtgtaatatactatttcttcaaaatggtaatcttggttcaagattttggttcttgagtcaagtttattttttttatcagtacagtttttggtttaatttttgcacaaaaaacttaaatttaacacaaaagtgataaattttaacataaaatttttattgatacaataaaggaatagtatattaatttatccaaaaatgattttaacaaaaaaaaaaaaaaaattgaagaatttgatcaaacttcaattttcttaattaatttaaattctttaaattaatttttttttgttttgaaattttaatctttacttttttatcactgttataatttatgatataaaattattcaacagtgttataaattcaatattgGGATCTACGAATCAAATTGGGACTGCCTGAGTGTATCAGGCCAAAAAAGTATGTTATTCATGATGAAGCGCAATGTAAAGCCCATTATGTTCTCATGCATAAGCATCATAGAAATTTCCGTCGATTCCTTCATCAAAGTAAGCTTTCCAATTGATAATTCCTTACCAAAATCGAAATTTAACAAACTCTCTTTTCAGCTTATCAAGCTTTCATACTCAGCGTTCAATTTCCTTCAACAGTCATCCTAGAAAATTATCGACCAATTATTGACCATCAAACCATTGAAGAATTCACAactttaaaatagtttttaccatctagaaaaaatatcaaactgCATCAATCAATTAACAACATGAACAAACAACGTTTTTTATATAGaggagggggggggggcaaaatggggtacttaAGAAATCGTTATGATTTTAAGGACTTAAATACGctgatttttctcgttttcagtcgtaattaaagaaaaataatcaaatttcaagttgccgtagaaaaaaatttttttttttgcggtcAAAATGGGGTACTCcctgaaaaagtgaaaaaaaaaatttcttcatccgaaaatgaaatatcgttaaaaaaataacattttcttatcgataagTTTACGAAAGAATCCAAAGAGAAGAACAAATCACCCAAAAAAGAGACATTGTTAGTTGAAGCAATATACTCCTAACAGGAATTGaggtagtaaaaaaaattttaaaaccttgtaataatttttgacgggtttcgcttgagtaaaaataatatcaagataaaaaaaagagttcTCTTGAGAAAATTCTAGTTTTTGGAACTCccggtgaaaaaatttttagactcaTAGTTCTCACGCAATTCAAAATCCgagcaaaaacagtttcactgtaaaaaaatcgcgccaagttcacgttcataagactattaagaaaaaaaaattttatttctttacaaaaagatataaaataaaaaatttaaaaatccaagtaaccgatatggttgtgtacgattttcggaaattaaaaaaaatttggtgtaaatttaaaaattaaaagaaacaattttggaacgtatttagtgtgcgtggttacaaaatatttcactttttatgaaatttctaaaatctatctacttaggacttttaaaaaaaattgaagtacacaatgacgcacaccaagtacgttccaaaattgtttcttttaatttttaaatttacaacaaaactttttttaatttccgaaaatcatatacaactatatcggttacttggattttttaattttttattttatatctttttgtaaagaaataaaatattttttttcttaatagtcttatgaacgtgaacttggcgcgattttttttacagtgaaactgtttttgctcggatttcagtaatttttgtaattataataaaaattgacaattttaatttaatacatttctggtggcaaactatcccctttaagctatcGTTCATgcaaaagttattcttgcgctacctggcgtgtgtaattgcaagctgttAAATGtcttttttcactgtagtttcccatctattataagattagcatgcatccttatattatttagtctctggccgtccgctttttacatacaaaaaaaagttaaaatctaaaaatctgggtcgctatagtttgtgctgattatttttaataattttaaatagaaattataaagataattgataataatcaagtaatacgtgtaataaaaagcatgaactactattataaaatatcatataaaaaaaaaatcaaaataaatttgaaaaaaaatttgtaacctcaaaaaaccgttctgcttacggtatatacacactcggtagtctggcttgagaatggaacttggcgccagactctatcgagtctgttgataatagcatgaaaaaaaaaattcgtaatttttttgcactctctttcttggtttagggattcaggaaaattttttcgttgaaTAATCTTATAGGCCTGAAGATCTtactttttgaattaaatatctcacaaGCACaccaaatgattttgaagaaattggcGGCCTCTGACTCAGTTTTCTGAGCATTCACAGTTAAATTAtgtcatcaaaaataattcgagaataaATTCGATGTTATttgaaaaacataatttttaaaaataattaatgtacgaTTTCTCTTCAACACATCACCCGATTTTGATGCGGTTTGCAGCAGTTAACttcgttttttaaattaaagaactgtttagattttggaattgatcgttACATCTGTTTAAAAGCTGTCAAAAGAAAAAagctattttaaatttatgaggAAGTCTAAGTTTCGCTGAACCTTATCGAATGACGCGATTGTCGTTCAAATCAGTGGAGTTGCTCAAaggttatgagaggtttacacacacacacacacacacacacacacacacacacacacacacacacacacacacacacgcacacacacacacacacacacacccccTGATAGAAATCCTCGTAGGAATATTAAGAGCTACTTCCTAAGACCTTAAAAATGTGGAGATTAGAttagaacttgattttcgaaaactggCATGGAACCAATGacttaccgatt
This genomic window contains:
- the LOC123261605 gene encoding odorant receptor Or1-like is translated as MSTNKITKSYVSFLTFNIFLAANQKSFFPSITRKMSALSFNFTVLKFCGLWRPIDSPVCWKTRIYTAYTSLIVLLIFSMTIMEFIDLVQHFSDAEDFTSSAFIMLTMLCICGKVITVLGYRDRIIQLLDTLNSDYFAVHSDQDKETREYFDQLIKFRTKIYARITQVGIVMIVGGSIVTELPQGILPYHAWYPIYLTTRTKLTIAFAQQHFIHSIGAIINISYDTLIPGIMLEICAQLGLLKNRFKLVTKLVEAMRFDKEQSNENVVFVETKNIAYCIRHHLLIYKFVEEVNKVFGPLILMQYMASSIVLCACVFRLAGMSLSDPLFVSFSMYIAAMGSQIFILCYAGTDVTEECYKFNIGIYESNWDCLSVSGQKSMLFMMKRNVKPIMFSCISIIEISVDSFIKLIKLSYSAFNFLQQSS